A single Phragmites australis chromosome 4, lpPhrAust1.1, whole genome shotgun sequence DNA region contains:
- the LOC133914842 gene encoding uncharacterized protein LOC133914842, translated as MSDNGTLPTLSDGTLPAIGSGTSGALTNASTLAISISSSINVASIKTHVLVILSFKAANYTKWSMYFQADMCVCTWLYGSIIDDVVDATIEPNQTTQEFWLRVGALFTANDNTCAIYLRQQFHSLV; from the exons ATGAGCGACAATGGCACCCTGCCTACGCTTAGTGATGGCACCTTGCCAGCGATCGGCTCCGGCACCTCCGGCGCCCTCACAAACGCATCGACCCTCGCCATCTCCATCTCTTCGTCCATCAATGTCGCCTCCATCAAGACACATGTGTTAGTCATCCTCAGCTTCAAGGCTGCCAACTACACGAAGTGGTCGATGTACTTCCAG GCTGACATGTGCGTGTGCACCTGGCTCTACGGCTCCATCATCGATGATGTCGTCGACGCCACCATTGAGCCAAATCAGACGACCCAGGAGTTCTGGCTTCGCGTCGGCGCCCTCTTCACCGCCAATGACAATACCTGCGCCATCTACCTACGCCAACAATTCCACTCCTTGGTGTAG